One stretch of Miscanthus floridulus cultivar M001 chromosome 18, ASM1932011v1, whole genome shotgun sequence DNA includes these proteins:
- the LOC136523294 gene encoding uncharacterized mitochondrial protein AtMg00810-like, producing MAFLLLYIEDMVLSASTEALLQDIFTRLQSEFTVKDMGPLRYFLGVDAGMTNCKPALTPMNTKAKLPATTGVAVCDPSEYRSIAGALQYLTITRPDITYAGTGIHKITAYSDADWAGCPDTHRSTSGYCIYLGDALVSWSSKRQATVSRSSTEAEYRAVANAVAEYIWLWQLLHELHCDVPTVAYCDNVSTVYMSKNPVRHR from the exons ATGGCgttcctcctcctctacatcgaaGATATGGTGCTCAGCGCCTCCACCGAGGCACTTCTCCAGGACATCTTCACACGACTCCAGTCCGAGTTCACCGTGAAGGACATGGGGCCACTCCGCTACTTCCTCGGCGTCGAC GCGGGGATGACGAACTGCAAGCCGGCGCTCACGCCGATGAACACCAAGGCCAAGCTCCCAGCGACGACAGGCGTGGCTGTATGTGATCCCAGCGAATACCGCAGCATCGCCGGCGCACTACAGTACCTCACCATCACTCGTCCAGACATCACGTACGCA GGCACGGGCATCCACAAGATCACCGCCTATTCGGACGCCGACTGGGCCGGGTGCCCGGACACGCATCGGTCGACATCCGGCTACTGCATCTACCTCGGCGATGCGCTGGTGTCGTGGTCATCAAAGCGCCAAGCCACCGTGTCGAGGTCAAGCACGGAGGCCGAGTATAGGGCCGTGGCGAACGCCGTGGCCGAGTACATATGGCTTTGGCAGCTTCTCCACGAGCTTCACTGCGACGTTCCAACGGTGGCCTACTGCGACAACGTCTCCACCGTCTACATGAGCAAGAACCCCGTCCGCCACCGATGA